In Caldisericia bacterium, the genomic stretch CCTCTATCAGATGAGGAAATATTTAAGATTCTTCGCATTTAAAGATAACAACAAATAAATCAATATCACTAAATTCATTGATGTTCCCTCTTGCAAGGGAACCAAACAGATATATTTTCTCTGCGCCAAGATTTATTAAGTCTTTAACGATTCTGTTTAAGTTTCTATTCAGTTTCTTGTATCTTTCCCTTTTTCTCTCTAAAATTTCATCAATTTTCATCTCATCCTCTCATCCACAAAATCTATAATTTTTTTTGCAATCTCCGTTGCTTCTTCATCTCTTTAAAGAATCTATTTTCCACATCTTAAGTATACCATTTCCTTCACACCAATATTTACTCCATTTTGCAACAAATAGTGCCTGGCACCCAGCGTTGCATTTTTTAAAATTTGAAATTTAGCCTCCATTTTGATAAAATTTATAAAAATTGTTCAGGAGGTGAAATGGATCGTGGCTAACGAGAAAGATAGAGTATTGAATATAGCAATAAATGAAATAGAAAAGAGATTTGGAAAGGGCTCCCTCATGAAGTTAGGAGATAAGAGAGCTCTACTTGATACAGAAGTGATCCCTACAGGAATATTAACTCTGGATGTCGCCCTTGGAGTTGGAGGTTATCCTAAGGGAAGGATAATAGAGATCTTCGGTCAGGAAGGGAGTGGTAAATCCACTGTTGCACTTGAGGCAGTTGCGGAGGCACAGAGAAGAGGGGGAAACACAGTTTACATAGATGCAGAGCATGCCCTTGACCCTACCTATGCCGAAGCCATTGGTGTTGATCTCTCAAAGTTGTATATATCTCAACCAGATTCTGCCGAACAGGCTCTTGAGATCGCAGAGACACTGGCAAGAAGTGGTGCAGTGGATTTATTTGTAATAGATTCAGTTGCTGCTCTCGTTCCAAAGGCTGAGCTTGAAGGTAGGATTGGAGATCAGTTTATGGCTCTTCAGGCAAGACTCATGTCTCAGGTTTTAAGAAGGTTGAATACTGCCATATCCAAATCAAAGACAGTTGCTTTATTTATAAATCAGGTTAGAGAGAAGGTGGGAGTTGTATTTGGAAATCCTGAAGTTACCCCCGGAGGCAGAGCTTTAAAATTCTTCTCCACTGTAAGAATTGAGATAAGAAGAGCTGATTCTATAAAGGAAGGTGACCAGGTTATAGGAAATACAGTTAAGGCAAAGATTGTGAAAAATAAAGTTGCACCTCCATATAGGACTGCCTTCTTTGACATAATATATGGAAAGGGTGTATCAAAAGTTGGCTGTGTATTTGATGCTGCAGTGGATTTAAAAATCATAGATAAATCTGGTTCATGGTACTCCTACAAGGGAAAAAAGATTGGACAGGGAAGGAAAAAGGTGATTGAGTTCCTTGATAAGGATAGAGAACTATTAAAAAAGATAGAGGAAGAGATAAGAAACATAGCTTTCCCAAAGCCGAAGGAAGCGGAAGAGAAGAAAGAGTAAAATAGTGAATGATGAAGTTCTCTCCTATTCCCTGAGACTGCTGGGAAGAAAAGACTATTTTTCTTTTGAGTTAAAAATGAAATTAAAGAGAAAAGGGTTTAAGGATAGAGATATAGATGAGGTAGTTGAATACCTTATAAAAGAGAAAATAATAGACGATGAGTCTCTCTTAAGGAGAGAGATAGAATATATGCAGAGCAAAGAGTGGGGGGAGAAGAAGATAGTTTATAAATTGAGAAATAAGTCTCTCCCAATGGATTTTATTAAGAAGGGAATAAAGAATTATTTTGATAGAGAGAAGGATGTTGAGAATGCTTTAAGTTTGATGAAGAGAAAAAGCGATTCAAAAGACATATACTCTTTGCTTATTTCAAGGGGATTTACCCATTCCACAATAGTTGAGGCTAAAAGGAAAAAGGAGGAAAGAAGATGAAGATTTCAATATTTTTATATGAGTTACTTATAATTGCCACATTTTTTCTTGGAGGAATAGTAGGATTCTATATAAGAAGGTACATAGCGGAGAGTAAAATTCAATCTGCTGAAAAAGAGGCAAAGAAGATAAAAGAAGAGGCTTTAAAACAGGCAGAGATTAGAGCTAAAGAGATGCTTTCCAAGGCAAGGGAAGATGCCATAAGGATTAGAGGTGATGCTGAAAGGGAGCTTAAGAGAAGGAGACAGGAGATACAGAAAATAGAAACGAGGCTCTTTCAGAGGGAAGAGATGCTTGAAAGGAAACTTGAGGCAGTGGAGAGGAGAGAGAGGA encodes the following:
- a CDS encoding RecX family transcriptional regulator, producing the protein MNDEVLSYSLRLLGRKDYFSFELKMKLKRKGFKDRDIDEVVEYLIKEKIIDDESLLRREIEYMQSKEWGEKKIVYKLRNKSLPMDFIKKGIKNYFDREKDVENALSLMKRKSDSKDIYSLLISRGFTHSTIVEAKRKKEERR
- the recA gene encoding recombinase RecA — encoded protein: MVANEKDRVLNIAINEIEKRFGKGSLMKLGDKRALLDTEVIPTGILTLDVALGVGGYPKGRIIEIFGQEGSGKSTVALEAVAEAQRRGGNTVYIDAEHALDPTYAEAIGVDLSKLYISQPDSAEQALEIAETLARSGAVDLFVIDSVAALVPKAELEGRIGDQFMALQARLMSQVLRRLNTAISKSKTVALFINQVREKVGVVFGNPEVTPGGRALKFFSTVRIEIRRADSIKEGDQVIGNTVKAKIVKNKVAPPYRTAFFDIIYGKGVSKVGCVFDAAVDLKIIDKSGSWYSYKGKKIGQGRKKVIEFLDKDRELLKKIEEEIRNIAFPKPKEAEEKKE
- a CDS encoding nucleotidyltransferase domain-containing protein, which codes for MKIDEILERKRERYKKLNRNLNRIVKDLINLGAEKIYLFGSLARGNINEFSDIDLFVVIFKCEES